In Triticum urartu cultivar G1812 chromosome 6, Tu2.1, whole genome shotgun sequence, the following proteins share a genomic window:
- the LOC125516635 gene encoding uncharacterized protein LOC125516635: MKVGKENLFSEFPDERHIGATLVYTGGESKLCLLEASAAPGVFMCIHLASHKPTAAQPIGRKLPRVRSRSPAPDTFNPTRPFPKPPLVRSPSTQPNLAPAAAAAAAASSGQRRRRWRVAASGGGQYQPQAAARQAEPLNGRPADQMKKKGVSIVALWERASKANKRTSTSTPNPPDVEVESSIIPPTIESNLQLALVQAHEPDDGHTEPESAAGSPTPIVEDDEANDEVQFEVDLEALESDPGKRIPISRYNVNDQDKVRRRYIELGACQPKKHNFEYRDISGLQRRFSPSWFKDYKWLEYSVDKQAAFCFVCYLFKDKTRCPGEDAFVKKGFNNWNMKSRLKKHEGEVCSAHAEAQEKYDRFSTPQTSIRESIASNTSQYKALYKQRLTWTLKCVRFLLCQGLAFRGHDESEDSLNKGNFLELLNWLA, encoded by the exons CAAGGAGAACTTGTTCAGCGAGTTCCCAGACGAGAGGCACATAGGTGCCACCCTAGTCTATACGGGTGGTGAGAGCAAACTCTGCCTCCTGGAGGCATCGGCGGCGCCAGGTGTATTCATGTGTATTCAT CTCGCAAGCCACAAGCCCACAGCGGCACAGCCCATCGGGCGGAAGCTACCGCGCGTGCGCAGTCGTTCCCCAGCCCCCGACACGTTCAACCCGACTCGGCCGTTCCCCAAGCCCCCACTCGTCCGTTCCCCAAGCACCCAACCTAACCTAGCGCCTGCTgctgcagcggcggcggcggcgagtagcggccagcggcggcggcggtggcgagtaGCGGCCAGCGGCGGCGGCCAGTACCAACCGCAGGCAGCAGCGCGGCAAGCGGAGCCGCTGAACGGGCGACCTGCGGACCAG ATGAAGAAGAAGGGTGTTAGCATTGTTGCATTGTGGGAAAGAGCTTCCAAGGCAAATAAAAGAACTTCGACATCTACACCAAATCCTCCTGATGTTGAAGTTGAGAGCAGTATCATTCCTCCTACTATTGAGAGCAATCTGCAACTGGCACTTGTGCAAGCACATGAACCTGATGATGGACACACAGAACCTGAGAGTGCAGCTGGCTCCCCAACCCCAATTGTAGAAGATGATGAAGCAAATGATGAAGTTCAGTTTGAAGTAGATTTGGAAGCACTTGAGTCTGATCCTGGGAAACGGATCCCCATCTCTAGGTACAATGTCAATGACCAGGATAAAGTTAGAAGGAGATACATTGAGTTGGGGGCATGTCAACCAAAGAAACATAATTTTGAGTATAGAGATATAAGTGGATTACAGCGTCGCTTTTCTCCTTCTTGGTTTAAGGATTACAAGTGGCTTGAGTATAGTGTGGACAAACAAGCCGCTTTCTGCTTCGTTTGCTATTTGTTCAAGGATAAAACAAGATGTCCCGGTGAAGATGCTTTTGTGAAGAAGGGATTTAATAACTGGAACATGAAGTCGAGATTGAAGAAACATGAAGGTGAGGTTTGTAGTGCTCATGCTGAAGCTCAAGAGAAGTATGATAGGTTCAGTACACCACAAACATCAATTCGGGAGTCTATTGCTTCAAACACCTCACAATACAAGGCTTTGTATAAACAGCGTTTGACATGGACACTCAAGTGTGTGAGATTTCTGTTGTGCCAAGGCTTGGCATTTAGAGGACATGATGAAAGTGAAGACTCACTAAATAAAGGGAATTTCCTTGAGCTTCTAAATTGGCTAGCATGA